In Shewanella glacialimarina, the genomic stretch TGAAATAACTTACCTTCGTCCTGCAAGGCTTTATAAACCCGAGTGCTGTTTTCAAATAACACGTTGTCATCCGCCATACCGTGGTACATCAACAGCCCTGACTGGTAGTTTTTCACGTAAGGTAAAACACTGCCGGCATCATAACCCTGCTTGTTAGCCTTAGGGCTGCCCATGTAACGCTCAGTGTAATGACTGTCGTATAAACGCCAGTCAGTGACTGGTGCGCCTGCAATGGCAGCCTTGAAGTAGTCAGGGGCTTTAAACTGGCTCATCAACGCCATGTAACCACCATAACTGTGACCATAAATAGCCACATTATCGCCGTCAACAAACGGCAGGCTACGTAAATAATCGACACCGACTTTTTGATCGCGTACCTCAGCATCACCCATGTTTTGATAAATCACATATTCGAATTTTGTGCCGCGATGCGCTGAACCGCGATTGTCTAATTGGAACACCGCATAACCTTGTTGCAATAAATACTGAGTAAAGTAATCCGCCTCACTCCATGCATTAACCACTAATTGGGCATGAGGCCCGCCATAAACTCGCACCACAACAGGGTATTTTTTGCTGTCATCAAATGGTATAGGTTTAAATAAACGGTATTGTAATGTTTGACCATCGTCGGCACTTAAATGACCAAATTCCGGCATCGCCCATTGACCTGCTAATGCATAAAGTGGGTGTGAAGCATTCACTTCATTTTGTTCAACCCAAGATAATTGCTTGCCGGACTCATCATGTAAACTGATTTGCGGTGGCTGCTGTAAACTGCTGAAGTAATCTAGATATACCGGCTTATTTTCAGCAAAGACACTTTGATGCATACCAGAGCGTTCACTAATACGTTCTATGCTTTGGCTGCCTTTAGCTAAGTTAACTCGATATAAGTGACGCTCAACCACGCTGTCTTTGCGACCAGAAAAATACAACCAACCTTGTTTTTCATCAACATAGTCAAGGCTATCAACCACCCACTCACCTTGCGTTAATTGGCGTATCAGTTGACCGTTTAAATCAAATAAATAAAGGTGATTAAAACCATCACGCTCTGACGCCCAAACTAAAGCTGATTGCTGTTTTAGAAAGTGCAAATCATTATGTAAATTAACCCAGGCATTACTGCGCTCTTTGACAATGGTTTTAGTCTCAGTTGGCTTGCTAATATCCACAATGCGTAAATCTAACGCTTGTTGATTACGGCTTTGCCATTGAAATGATAAATGCTGGCTGTCAGGCAACCATTTTACTCGCGGTAAATAAATGTCTGTTTCTTTACCTAAATCAATCCATTGGGTTTTGATGTCAGT encodes the following:
- a CDS encoding S9 family peptidase, encoding MTLTWKQQALAAFSAVPFLFASTSSMATQMTSVNHAQYITSINIIFNTTLPLTGLKGGDNALTIERIHASPALAGSSPRGLSLSPDGKRVTYLAGRDDNQSFYDLWQMEISSGVRSRLIDADKLAADELSDEEKARRERQRIYGQGIMEYFWADDSQSILIPASGQLYLFDVKSNAVNVLDTGEGFVTDARLSPKANYVSFVRDQNLFVLHLTSKKITVLTKDGKGPIKNAMAEFVAQEEMDRMTGYWWSPDESHIAFTRIDESGVELVTRNEIYADGIKLTEQRYPYAGKPNVTIELGVVSVTDIKTQWIDLGKETDIYLPRVKWLPDSQHLSFQWQSRNQQALDLRIVDISKPTETKTIVKERSNAWVNLHNDLHFLKQQSALVWASERDGFNHLYLFDLNGQLIRQLTQGEWVVDSLDYVDEKQGWLYFSGRKDSVVERHLYRVNLAKGSQSIERISERSGMHQSVFAENKPVYLDYFSSLQQPPQISLHDESGKQLSWVEQNEVNASHPLYALAGQWAMPEFGHLSADDGQTLQYRLFKPIPFDDSKKYPVVVRVYGGPHAQLVVNAWSEADYFTQYLLQQGYAVFQLDNRGSAHRGTKFEYVIYQNMGDAEVRDQKVGVDYLRSLPFVDGDNVAIYGHSYGGYMALMSQFKAPDYFKAAIAGAPVTDWRLYDSHYTERYMGSPKANKQGYDAGSVLPYVKNYQSGLLMYHGMADDNVLFENSTRVYKALQDEGKLFQMMDYPGSKHSMRGEKVRNHLYKSLAAFLDSQLK